A segment of the Candidatus Neomarinimicrobiota bacterium genome:
TTAGTCTGGAGCTATTCCCAATGCTTAAAGAAAAAAGTATTGGTGGGGATTGGCAGAATGAATTTTTCGGACGCTCTACCCGCCCTGTTAATCAAAATGACGTGATCACCTTTGGTTTTGCCACTGGGGGTGCGGGTTATGGTGATCCATTAGAACGAGATCCAGAACTGGTAATCCAGGACATTAAAGATCAGATTATTTCGGACTGGTCAGCGCAGAATGTGTATAAAGCTCAATACAATCCGGAAACGATGAAACTGGATCAAGAAGGCACTGAAACCAATCGGCAGGAAGAGCGTCAAGCTAGAATTAAACAAGCGAAACCCTACGATGAATTTGAAACTGATTGGCTTTCACAAAAAATGGACGAGTCCCTTTTGAAATTCTATGGAACTTGGCCCGACGCTGAAATTATTGAGCCACCTTTTAGGCCCTAGAGTTTAATTCTCTTTAGCAGATTAGCGTAATAAGACCAAAATTGTTGTTATCGTTTCTGCTAGAGAAATCTTGTGTCTAGAGCTAAAAAAGACCGCCTCAAAGAAGGCAATCTTTTTATCCCTCTGATTTTTTCTTTCGGGGCTATCCTCGAAGATCTTCCTCTAAAAGAATTTTTAAGCGATCCGACAAAACTGTCAAACTCCCTTCGTAGAATTCAAAACTATTTTCAAGTTGATGGTGTTGTCTGTTATGGCGATACGATGTTCATAGCCGAATCCCTGGGGTCCAAAATAACAGATAATAAACCTCCTCTGGTAAAACAGCTGGATAAATTAACGGACAACTTTGTTGCTGCGTTATCGGAATTACCCAAGACAGAATATATAACGACTGCCACTGAAGTAACGAAAAGACTCAGAATACTGCTCCCCGATACAATCCTGTTGTGCCTGTTGCCGGGCCCGCTAACGCTTGCATCTCAATTGACTGGTAAGGAAACAAGTGAACTTTTAAATCAAGGGAATTTCATCAATCTTGTATCAAAAGCCACACTCTCTATGACTAAAGCTCTCGGTGACGCCGGTATTGATCTTATTATTTTCCAAGAGAAGACAATGCCATTATTAAATGAAAACACTATAAAAGTTTTGCATAGGAGCTATGCACCAGTGCTGAATACAGCTAATTTTTATCAAATTTCAACACTGCTTATGGTTGAACAGTTTCAGCCGAGGAATATGGGATACATTAGCAAAATTGTTAACGGTGTTGTTCTCTCACCCCGGTATATACCTGAGGCGACAGAAAATTTCAATAAGGTTTCAATTGCCCTTCCTATTCCTTTGCTTCAAGAAAGCCGTGAAAATATAGAACAGTATTTGACAGAGCATAACATTATGAGTTTGGTAAAATCATCCCGGCTTTTTTTACTAATTACGGATAGAGAGATCCCCAATAATGTTGATAGGGAGCAAATTATTAATGGAATTCAAACCATTAGAGATTTGCTGAAGAGCAAAACTATTTGAATCAGAACACCGAGATAAGTAATTATATTTTCGCACCAAAAACGGCTAATCACCTCCGTCATAAAAAGCGGATAAATAGATGACACAATACCGTAAGTACTGGAACAAGAAAATGGAGACTTTGCCGTTTCATAAGTATGAAGAAATACAATCAAAGGCCCTGTTGAGGGAACTGCAGTATATATGGGGAAACTCACGCTTCTATGATGAAAAGTTTAGTAATGCCGGCATTGAGCCGGGAGAGATCAAAGGGATTGAAGACCTGCATAAAATCCCCTTTACAGAGAAACAGGAACTGAGAGAAAGTCAAGCGACAACACGTCCCTTGGGAAAACATGCCGCTACAGAAATCGAAAATGTCATCCGGATCTATTCCACTAGCGGCACTACAGGAACACCTACATACATCGGGCTGACCAGACACGATAGGGGCGTTTGGCGGGAAACATCTAATAGGGCCATGTGGGCATGCGGCATGCGGCCTCATCACATTGTTCCACTTCCCATCGGAACGTTCTTTATTGCGGCCTCTTATGGCGAGGCGATTGAGAATCTTGGTGCCACCCTTGTTCCCGTGGGCGTCGGTGCTACCGACAGACTCATCGGGGCATTAAGGAATCTAAGCGCTAATTACCTGCTGGCTACAGCTTCTTTCCCTCTTTATCTCAGCAATTATTGCAAGGATAATGGGATAAATTCTCGGACACTCGGAATTGAAGGTTTCATGCTTGGTGGTGAACCCGGCGCAGGAATTCCGCATGTCCGCCGGCAGATCGAAGAGACTTTTGGGGCGGATGTCCGAGAAACTATGGGCAATGGGGATATGCTTGGCCTCATGTGGGCTGAGTGTGAATACAAAAATGGGATGCATTTCGTGGGCCAAGGATCGTGTCATACGGAAATTATTAAACCTGACACGGGAGAGGTGTTAAAGATTGATGAAGGTGTAGAAGGTGAGATGATTTATACGTCTCTTGACCGGGAATGCCAACCTCTCATTCGTTTTAGAACTCGGGACCATGTCGTGGTTACACAAACCTCCTGCGAATGTGGTCGGACAGGTTATTGTATAAAATGTATCGGTAGAACAGATGATATGCTCATCATTTCCGGGGTGAATGTATACCCCTCCGCTGTAAGGGATGTAATAGGTGGTTTGGCCCCCAGAGTCACCAGTGAGATTCAAATCCTTCTTCAAGAGTCGCCCCCGTCTGTTAAGCCACCGATGAAAATAAAGGTAGAGCACGGCGAATTCCCGGGTGATTTGAGTCAACTCAAAGCTGGCATAGAAGGACTGTTGCGAAAAAAACTTATTTTTAGCTCAAACGTCGAATTAGTACCTCCGGGTACATTACCTAAATTCGAGTATAAAGCAAAACTGGTCAAGAAGGCCTACGAGGACAAATGATTGTTAAAGGACATTAAAGATTAAAAAAACGAAATGAATGTCTGATGAAAAGATTATATATATTAATAGGATTTTCTTTACTGCAAGCCCAGTCGGAACCTGTTAATCGCGCTACTTTCCGGATTGATATTGCCGCAACAGATGAAGAAGTCGTTATTGATGGTGAACTTAGTGAAACAGTTTGGGAAAATGCTGCTACAGCAAAAAACTTTTTTAGAGTAACACCCATTGATACTGGCCTGGCTACTACGAAGACAGAAGTAAAACTGGCCTACAATGATGATCTCCTTTTTGTAGGGATTATCTGTTACGACAAGGTACTTGGTAAACGTCCTGTAGAATCACTGCGCCGAGATTTTAGTTTTCCAAAAAATGATAATTTCATCATTTTCATGGATACCTACAATGATCAAACCAACGGCTTTGCATTTGGGATCTCTGCCGCAGGAGCGCAATGGGATGGCATACAAGCAGATGGCGGTGATGTTTCACTGGATTGGGACTGCAAATGGTATTCCGCCGTAAAAAAACATGATGATCATTGGGTGGCAGAATTTGCAATTCCATTTCGCAGTATTCGCTACCAGGATGGAGTTGATGAATGGGGCATTAATTTCGGTCGTTTTTCATTGCTCCAAAATGAAAAGTCTGCCTGGGCACCTGTACCGCGACAATTCAAACATTCTACCCTGGCCTTCACTGGTACACTGCAATGGGATAAACCACCTCCGAAACTAGGAACCCGATTTTCAATAATTCCTTTTCTTTCCGGTCAAGGGTCAGAAGATATTGATGCAGGCACCCCAGCGGATAGCGATGTGGATAGCGGTCTAGATGCAAAGGTAACATTATCCACTTCATTAAATTTGGACCTGACCATTAATCCGGATTTTTCGCAGGTAGAAGTAGACCAACAGAGAACAAATCTGGATCGTTTTGAATTGTTCTTTCCCGAAAAACGGCAGTTTTTTCTGGAGAATAGTGATCTTTTCGCCAGCCTAGGTAGTGAGAATATTCGTCCTTTTTTCTCCCGGCGGATTGGGCTGGCTACTCCGGTTAAAGGTGGTGCTCGCCTAAGCGGTAAACTGGGATCAAATTACCGATTAGGGATCATGAGTATGCAAACCGATGCGAATGAGGAAACTCCCGCCAGTAACTTTACTGTAGCAACACTGCAGCGAAAGATACTTACACGTTCCAGTTTAAGCATATTCCTAGTAAATAAGGAATCTGACCTGCAAGAGAATACAAATGGCAGCGAAAATTCGTATAACCGGGTTGGCGGTATTGATTTTAACCTAGCCAGTGCGGACAACCTTTGGACGGGGAAAACTTTTTTTCACCAGGCAATATACAAAAATGCTGGAGATAATGCTTTCGCTGCAGCAACTTCAATCAAATATAATAACGGCATAATATCTGCCCATATTGGCTATTCTTTTGTCGGCGCAGATTTCCAAGCTGATGTAGGTTTTGTAAAGCGGACAGGGTTCCACCGTTTTGGACCACATTTAGAATACAAATTTTACCCCAATGAAGGAAAAATACTTAATCATGGACCAACATTTAAATTTGATAATGTATTGGATGAAGACTTCAAAACAATGGATCGAGAACTTGAATTAAAATACATAATAAATTTTTTAGACCGGAGCAAGTTGTCAGCAGAACTAGAACGCGGTTTTGTAAAATTACTTGAACCTTTTGACCCAACAAATACGGGTGGCGATACACTTGCTACCGGCAGTGCATACAACTGGAATGAATTTTCGCTTGATTATGAATCAGATGCTCGAAAAACGCTGAATTTCACTTCCAATATTCGGTACGGAGGTTACTATAACGGAAACAAGTTTTCTCTCAATAGTGAAATTATTTATCGAATACAACCGTACGTAAACCTATCCATATCTACAACT
Coding sequences within it:
- a CDS encoding uroporphyrinogen decarboxylase family protein, translated to MSRAKKDRLKEGNLFIPLIFSFGAILEDLPLKEFLSDPTKLSNSLRRIQNYFQVDGVVCYGDTMFIAESLGSKITDNKPPLVKQLDKLTDNFVAALSELPKTEYITTATEVTKRLRILLPDTILLCLLPGPLTLASQLTGKETSELLNQGNFINLVSKATLSMTKALGDAGIDLIIFQEKTMPLLNENTIKVLHRSYAPVLNTANFYQISTLLMVEQFQPRNMGYISKIVNGVVLSPRYIPEATENFNKVSIALPIPLLQESRENIEQYLTEHNIMSLVKSSRLFLLITDREIPNNVDREQIINGIQTIRDLLKSKTI
- a CDS encoding phenylacetate--CoA ligase family protein, with the protein product MTQYRKYWNKKMETLPFHKYEEIQSKALLRELQYIWGNSRFYDEKFSNAGIEPGEIKGIEDLHKIPFTEKQELRESQATTRPLGKHAATEIENVIRIYSTSGTTGTPTYIGLTRHDRGVWRETSNRAMWACGMRPHHIVPLPIGTFFIAASYGEAIENLGATLVPVGVGATDRLIGALRNLSANYLLATASFPLYLSNYCKDNGINSRTLGIEGFMLGGEPGAGIPHVRRQIEETFGADVRETMGNGDMLGLMWAECEYKNGMHFVGQGSCHTEIIKPDTGEVLKIDEGVEGEMIYTSLDRECQPLIRFRTRDHVVVTQTSCECGRTGYCIKCIGRTDDMLIISGVNVYPSAVRDVIGGLAPRVTSEIQILLQESPPSVKPPMKIKVEHGEFPGDLSQLKAGIEGLLRKKLIFSSNVELVPPGTLPKFEYKAKLVKKAYEDK
- a CDS encoding DUF5916 domain-containing protein produces the protein MKRLYILIGFSLLQAQSEPVNRATFRIDIAATDEEVVIDGELSETVWENAATAKNFFRVTPIDTGLATTKTEVKLAYNDDLLFVGIICYDKVLGKRPVESLRRDFSFPKNDNFIIFMDTYNDQTNGFAFGISAAGAQWDGIQADGGDVSLDWDCKWYSAVKKHDDHWVAEFAIPFRSIRYQDGVDEWGINFGRFSLLQNEKSAWAPVPRQFKHSTLAFTGTLQWDKPPPKLGTRFSIIPFLSGQGSEDIDAGTPADSDVDSGLDAKVTLSTSLNLDLTINPDFSQVEVDQQRTNLDRFELFFPEKRQFFLENSDLFASLGSENIRPFFSRRIGLATPVKGGARLSGKLGSNYRLGIMSMQTDANEETPASNFTVATLQRKILTRSSLSIFLVNKESDLQENTNGSENSYNRVGGIDFNLASADNLWTGKTFFHQAIYKNAGDNAFAAATSIKYNNGIISAHIGYSFVGADFQADVGFVKRTGFHRFGPHLEYKFYPNEGKILNHGPTFKFDNVLDEDFKTMDRELELKYIINFLDRSKLSAELERGFVKLLEPFDPTNTGGDTLATGSAYNWNEFSLDYESDARKTLNFTSNIRYGGYYNGNKFSLNSEIIYRIQPYVNLSISTTYDKINLPKPFESMAFLLIGPRLDLTFTNKLFLTTFVQYNDQADNVNVNLRFQWRFAPVSDLFIVYTNNAYPADFRTKDKALVAKISYWFN